The sequence below is a genomic window from candidate division WOR-3 bacterium.
CATCCCAGTCCGGCCTCTAAGGGATTGGTCGTCTTGTCGATATCATTACCATAAAGGCAGTATCTCATCTCAAAACGAAGGGTGTCCCGTGCACCCAGACCGATTGGTTTAATATCAAACTCTTTGCCGGCGTCGAAAATCAGTTCCCAGATACGATCGGCGTTCTCCTTGGCAAGATAAACCTCAAAACCATCTTCTCCTGTGTAACCCGTACGTGATAAAATCACGGGAATCTCCTCTATCATCGTCTCTGTGGACCAGTAATACCTCAATCCACTGAGGTCGCACTTACAGATTTTCTGCATAACATCTGCAGCCTTCGGTCCCTGAATTGCCAGCTGTCCTATCTCGTCGCTCAAATTCTTGATTTCGACCTCGAATTTTTTATTCTCTAAAATCCACTTATAATCCTTGTCAGTATTCGCAGCATTAACAACCAGTAATATTCTGTCCTGGAGATTATAGACTAAAAGGTCATCAACAATACCGGCATCGGGATAGAGCATCGTGGTATACTGAACCTGATTCAGGCCCAGATTCTCCACATTATTTGTCGTGAGATAATTGACAAATTTCACTCTTTCCGGACCCCGGATCTCGATTTCACCCATATGAGAAACATCGAAAACCCCGACTGAGTTCCGGACAGCCTGGTGCTCGGGAATTATACCTTCAAATTGAACCGGCATCAAAAAACCTGCAAATTCGACAATTTTTGCCTTATTTTTTATATGTTGTTCATAAAAAGGAGTCTTCTTTAACATAGAATAATTATACCCAAAAAAACGGAAAAGTCAATAAGACGCAGCGTCAAAATACCGCCTGTTTCACCTCGCTAAAACAGCGGTTTTCTTTGCCTTTGTGATGCGATCCTTATAACGATATTCAAGATAGACGATATACATTCCCGAAGGAAATTCTTTCACACCGACGCTGCCGTCCCAGTACACAGTACCCCTGTCCTCTGCACAGAACTCTTTCTTGAAGATGTTATGCAATCGCCTTCCCCGCGCGTCAAAGACCGTTATCGTCAGATACCCTCCCGGCTGCGGCAGTCTGTAATCAATCTGCAGACGGTCGTTACAGCCGTCATTGTCAGGCGTGAAAATACTGGGCGAGAGTGCCAATTCTCCAATCTCCCCTGTCACCGTCAACTCTTTAAATGCCAGATTATTACCTGGATTTTTGTCTTCGGAAAAAGCTATTTCAAAACCGAGTGGATGGATGCCCTGGGCAGGAGTTTCATAGACATAAAATAGAACCACGCTGTCAAAAGCATTAACCATCTCTCCGGAAATACAGGACACCAGCTCATCTATCTGCCGGATACTGTCTCGGTTTAAATCATCGAATATCAATAATTCATATTCGTCCGTCGCCCGTAAACCGAAATTTTTGATCCTCACACTGATCGTGACATCTTCGCCGGATTTGAGCTCTGCAGGGATGAAAAAGATGGACTTCGAGTCAACAGCAAGATCAAACGCATCAGTGGTGCTGTTCTCCCTCCCGGGTGTGGCTCCGGAGGAATCGAGTGAAGGATGCCAGTTACTCACTTCATCAGGTAATGAAAGGTCGATTCTCTCCCATGATATTCCATCACCTGGATCTGAAGGAAAAAAATCAGAGCTGTCATAAGGCGTGCCGAATGATGTGGTGCATCCTGCTGCATTTGAAAAAACGATCAGGGGATCGGAATTCTGGATGCCGTTTCCGATCGTCGTATTGGCGGTCGTGACGACAAGCAGCGAGTCGGGAAAATCATACGGCTGTACATAACCGCCGGTGGTCGTATCGCTCGTATATTCCCTGTCCAGAATGAGGCAATAAGAAAACGGATAAAGTTTTGTAGAATAAATTCTGAGCCCGGGATATTTAATAAGGAGTCTCTCATCGGTCCAGGCACAGATGCTGTCTTCGGCGTCAAAATCAGACAAATGGAAAAGAGCAAGATCGATCGTATCAGAACTCTGGTTATAGAGTTCGATATATTCGTTTCTGTCACCGGGACTTCCGGCTCCTGATTCTGAACCCCTGACATTGGACATCACTTCACTGATAACAAGTGGAGAATCTACAGTATAAATAAATAAGAGCAGTGATACAAGCACGGGCAATTATAAGCAAATACCACAATCTGTCAATAGATTCAACAGGGATGCATATTTCCAAAATGCGGGGGGAAATAAAATGTTTGATGGAGGCGGCGGGAATCGAACCCGCGTCCGAAACGCTTCAATGAAGAGGACTACATACTTAGTCTCTTTACGAATCTCCTCTTGCGTCACCAAGAGACAGGTCGACAAGAGATAGCCTTTTCAGAATGACCCATTAATTCCAAAGGCGGGAACTAATGGGCTTCAGCCCTATATGACGCCTGGCCCTGAGCTGGGCTGGCCACTCAGGCAGACGAAGCTGCAATCTTTATGCAGCTAAAGCATATCCCATTTCAGGATCTTTTTTCTCAGGTCGGATTAACGAGGTGGCCAGAACCCTCGGTATGCCCTCATTCATCTCATTCGTCCCGTCGAGACCGATCGCCCCCATAAATTTTTATTACACAACGCTTATTTGTACTCGCCTTTTCTAATTATATTATAGCAAAAAACCGACGGTTGTCAATAGCTGATGGGGTCAGATCTTCTTCAATCTTCAATTCTTCACCCTGCAGAAAACAGTCGTCTGTTTACACCAGATGCTCATAGCCGGTGGGCTCAAGAGGCTTTGTCTTTCCTCTGACCGACAGATACAGACCCCGACCTTTCATCACCCTGCCGATTTTGAAAATCTTCAAGCCCGGGACCTTCGGCGGCCTTGAAGCGGTAAAGAGCAGTTCAAAATCCTCACCCGACGATAACAAGAACCGCAGAGGATCGATCTTTTTTATATTACAGAACTCACCGAGTTCAGAATGAATGGGAATATATTCTGCATCAATCACTATCTTCACCCTGCTCTCTTCGGCAAGATGCAGGGCATCAGTGGACAGACCGTCTGAAGTATCAATACAGGCGCTTATGAACCTGCGCAGTCTCTGTGCCTCTTTGATCCTCGGTTCAGGGAAAAGATGCCGCTTGATCGAATGCGGATAATCTTTCCGTACCATCTTTTCTTTAAGAACCAACCGGCCGACCTCTGCCAGACCGAGAAAGTTGGTGACGTAAAGTGCCTGACCGGGTCTTGCGCCGCAGCGCAGAACCGGCGTTCTGGTCTTACCGATGACCGCGATCGTCAAACCAAAGCAGGGGCTGGTGACGACATCACCGCCCGCGATGTCGAATCGGTAGTTCCTCGCGACCTTCTGGAAACCGTCATAGAGTTCTTCTATCTCCTGTAGTTTG
It includes:
- the thiL gene encoding thiamine-phosphate kinase, which gives rise to MKKRRDRRGGELAIIDFIRKRFPTTRREIAKGIGDDAMVLRSGFVVTTDSFFEGVHFDLEYFSMYALGYHTLCASLSDIAAMAGSPVCALISLNLPETIKLQEIEELYDGFQKVARNYRFDIAGGDVVTSPCFGLTIAVIGKTRTPVLRCGARPGQALYVTNFLGLAEVGRLVLKEKMVRKDYPHSIKRHLFPEPRIKEAQRLRRFISACIDTSDGLSTDALHLAEESRVKIVIDAEYIPIHSELGEFCNIKKIDPLRFLLSSGEDFELLFTASRPPKVPGLKIFKIGRVMKGRGLYLSVRGKTKPLEPTGYEHLV
- the gcvT gene encoding glycine cleavage system aminomethyltransferase GcvT → MLKKTPFYEQHIKNKAKIVEFAGFLMPVQFEGIIPEHQAVRNSVGVFDVSHMGEIEIRGPERVKFVNYLTTNNVENLGLNQVQYTTMLYPDAGIVDDLLVYNLQDRILLVVNAANTDKDYKWILENKKFEVEIKNLSDEIGQLAIQGPKAADVMQKICKCDLSGLRYYWSTETMIEEIPVILSRTGYTGEDGFEVYLAKENADRIWELIFDAGKEFDIKPIGLGARDTLRFEMRYCLYGNDIDKTTNPLEAGLGWVVKLDKGDFIGKEALVKIKESGIKRKLVGFEVVDKGIPRPHQEIRDGQKKIGFVTSGTFSPSLKKGIGMGYVDLPFNKSGTKLNIIGKRIIPAEVIKGPFYKHASHK